The following coding sequences are from one Musa acuminata AAA Group cultivar baxijiao chromosome BXJ1-6, Cavendish_Baxijiao_AAA, whole genome shotgun sequence window:
- the LOC103989687 gene encoding WRKY transcription factor WRKY24: protein MASPAGSFETSANSTPPAAFTFSSPYASFSDLLAGGGGDDGGGGGGRSLGRDFAGTGGGGVPKFKSAPPPSLPISRPPISPSSCFAIPAGLSPAELLDSPVLLSSANILASPTTGTFPAQALNLRIASAACRPENRDGTRASSDFSFQTIANPRSFLPALGALKGHEPWKHHDAGNHDSGLSSMRSNIKVEAVAPVRTDSFEIPTLQANSQAGHGSAVQTDYGHSNQASLALKDQRKLDDGYNWRKYGQKQVKGSENPRSYYKCTYPNCPTKKKVERSLDGQITEIVYKGTHNHPKPQANRRSSSAAAQAIQGPVPSEASENSFGGRSGTPLDSVPTPDDSSVSFGDDDVDMSSQRSNQGGDDYEEDEPDAKRWKAEGESEGLSAAGNRTVREPRVVVQTQSDIDILDDGYRWRKYGQKVVKGNPNPRSYYKCTTMGCPVRKHVERASHDLRSVITTYEGKHNHDVPAARGSGGGAHLLARPQPENNGMAAAIRPSVMANHANPNNVFRGRPGASESQAPFKLEMLQSSGSYGFSGYQNSMNAYMNQQQQQQAQMFPNKTKEEQKEDSFLDSLLC from the exons ATGGCGTCACCCGCAGGCAGCTTCGAGACCTCAGCCAATTCGACGCCCCCGGCGGCCTTCACCTTCTCGTCCCCCTATGCCTCCTTCTCCGATCTCCTCGCTGGCGGAGGGggcgacgacggcggcggcggcgggggccgGTCGTTGGGCAGGGACTTCGCGGGGACCGGTGGGGGCGGCGTGCCCAAGTTTAAGTCTGCACCTCCTCCTTCGCTGCCTATCTCCCGGCCTCCCATATCGCCTTCCTCCTGCTTCGCCATCCCGGCCGGCCTCAGCCCTGCCGAGCTCTTAGACTCGCCGGTCCTCCTCTCCTCTGCTAAC ATCTTGGCATCTCCGACCACAGGGACTTTTCCGGCACAAGCTTTGAACTTGAGAATCGCCTCTGCTGCTTGTCGACCGGAGAACAGAGACGGAACCAGAGCCTCCTCTGATTTCTCGTTCCAAACCATCGCAAACCCCCGCAGCTTTCTGCCTGCTTTG GGAGCCCTGAAAGGCCACGAGCCCTGGAAGCACCACGATGCCGGCAATCACGACTCCGGGTTGTCTTCCATGAGATCCAACATCAAGGTTGAAGCTGTTGCCCCAGTCCGAACAGATTCGTTCGAGATCCCAACTCTGCAGGCAAACTCTCAGGCCGGCCATGGCAGTGCGGTCCAAACGGATTACGGGCATTCCAATCAAGCTTCTCTGGCCCTCAAAGACCAGAGGAAGTTGGACGACGGATACAACTGGAGGAAGTATGGGCAGAAGCAGGTCAAAGGAAGCGAAAACCCGCGAAGCTATTACAAGTGTACGTACCCGAATTGCCCGACGAAGAAGAAGGTGGAGAGGTCTTTGGATGGACAGATCACTGAGATCGTGTACAAGGGAACGCACAACCACCCGAAGCCTCAGGCCAATAGGAGGAGCTCGTCGGCTGCTGCTCAAGCGATCCAGGGTCCCGTGCCTTCCGAAGCATCCGAGAACTCTTTCGGCGGGCGGTCAGGCACGCCATTGGATTCGGTTCCGACGCCCGATGATTCGTCGGTGTCTTTTGGCGACGACGACGTCGATATGAGCTCGCAGAGGAGTAATCAGGGAGGTGACGACTACGAGGAGGACGAGCCGGACGCCAAGCGATG GAAGGCGGAAGGTGAAAGCGAAGGGCTGTCGGCCGCTGGAAACAGGACCGTGCGGGAGCCCCGGGTGGTGGTTCAGACCCAGAGTGACATCGACATCCTTGACGACGGCTACCGGTGGAGAAAATATGGGCAGAAGGTGGTGAAGGGGAACCCAAATCCAAG GAGCTACTACAAATGCACCACCATGGGATGTCCGGTGAGGAAACACGTGGAGAGGGCGTCGCACGATCTGAGGTCGGTGATCACGACATACGAAGGCAAGCACAACCATGATGTTCCGGCAGCGAGGGGAAGCGGCGGCGGCGCGCACTTGCTCGCCAGGCCGCAGCCGGAGAACAACGGCATGGCTGCGGCGATACGCCCGTCGGTCATGGCCAACCATGCCAACCCTAACAATGTGTTCCGAGGAAGACCGGGTGCATCAGAGAGTCAAGCTCCATTTAAGCTAGAGATGTTGCAGAGCAGCGGGAGCTATGGGTTCTCAGGCTATCAGAACTCCATGAATGCCTACAtgaatcagcagcagcagcaacaagcgCAGATGTTCCCCAACAAAACCAAAGAAGAGCAAAAGGAGGACTCGTTTCTCGACTCACTGCTGTGTTGA
- the LOC135677198 gene encoding SCAR-like protein 1 has translation MEVGPLVNERSKFNLLAARRKLGFFGSKWRMHSGKTPAKKKKKGVFGRRRSLFWTSDTMPTIRYRIRNEYGLGGSELYGAADKNDPEALLEGVAAAGLVGLLRQLGDLAEFAAEVFHNLYEEVINTASRGHKLLLQVQQLETDLKSIGFSSESASSCLSYKQGIDWHCNLQIDHNIITPGDMPHFIMETYRECRGPPQFFKLDKYDLAGAGACLKRYTDPSFFRIELASRPVEDNAQSEKRACKIKKKVSYSFNGESPEPFVMPCIDSRLQPAICDQSFVKVHLEHVKLKPRQLNESVIHRLKNYMEDHIDFHRVVQQLLSQSSVNQSVMMKSTDSGESVTEVHKMVADASYNIEKNWNPSTSKQEMTTASDLEKQETERKGLSGKESEPASELGIEHPIYSVMEEKRKFSKSGKRTECHSYDSQEVNSNILPAQEFIQNGFSPDAECRSENSSDGYLSDEISSELDNYMDALTTVESNKETDIENLGKLDSVFNSIESRETDSDTNEEQEELKAQYLEQYSIENSTSSPGFGTIFRKGSANPSFSDTLGHLAAQLLEENKNDSGFPVDSDVGLGETNEIHFDQPYDKQVKCEFSDHLLVSGACDVMTLDIPTSAVHGEAYPSLCTTDSTLTISLVTVGMNETTPLEKVPDQVVIHLDGELQCKKKNSELSSQERSNMIHRELAKNPGVVSDSLHHMMDQNLSRKDDITKEIDSDNSIKEQSSHDIASTKNGTVLHSQKQHETTLERGITGIVVSPASFSMNGVKLLELAKQDQGACFLVKPVILDPESGNVITSDDGLSSSKSVLILEHVDALTTGKTPISIMSHFEEDTLYGTDKSQQSCTGEEAFPDNMHFLSGKLKNDMMQGSMHTVDLRVVPHKSTMSDTQKNVENIKSCNGNTSCQNDVAHIYNENGDQSICSPDVCSFNLELQQQVVADGTYLGERIHKIIEQTCSEDATQLDYSSSTYICTSSVKQALSSPSLIPAETFGTKISSGLEPLQKSSPENLKEIIPEIVLVKTAETFEFFGKESSRDPDNVSLIQDEQQLKSSAPHSVEDSSAKQSTGIYATELADKKIPVDSSESECPIDSKASILCPAKSSNDYMVLAEPSGLSQNVSESQGDGELNLILLQQDCKHLEPFEEISSTENELLYVAHNPRESVPHINDSDVSFSEPNIPSSKEIISGRLYHEGFFLFQCNCIADTIPQQASEQQPELASGSPLLENCATSENTEAISQIAHLPPIPWGLTKPPLISLVSSRNVAQPPSGSNLAISSISAVQNEPSQKLLATGIEIAESDYLVRSQKSCKVPASVKESYEHDTLDSDGKITRPALESLLEEDKQVYDHNAIGEGIWKSTEVPSTGENKSSQDVPVLPSDETQPSKLSEVTPCLNEKTQDLDSSRSQNGAANSDRKSPIPFIVASAVEVHKFIHEVTGSAVPPRLPPLPMTKFKNPRHGFLSTEEKSSSTVHDSTTETSENEKPTTKIHPAIHRPNDPLIEAIVSHDRSKLRKAHELIRSSAMPKSDETGSFLEQIRNKSFSLKPTVAPAVRFKGGPPTNLKVIAILEKANAIRQACAGSDEDNDDDNDEDSWSDS, from the exons ATGGAGGTGGGTCCGCTGGTAAATGAACGTTCCAAATTTAACCTTCTCGCTGCTCGAAGAAAACTCGGCTTCTTTGGCTCCAAATGGCGAATGCATAGCGGAAAGACtccagcgaagaagaagaagaagggagtctTCGGTCGTCGGCGCTCCTTGTTCTGGACTTCCGACACCATGCCGACCATCAGATACCGGATAAGGAACGAGTATGGATTGGGGGGCTCGGAGCTCTATGGAGCTGCGGACAAGAATGACCCGGAAGCACTTCTTGAAGGCGTCGCCGCGGCTGGACTAGTCGGCCTCTTGAGGCAGCTCGGCGATCTCGCAGA ATTTGCTGCAGAGGTATTCCACAATTTGTATGAAGAAGTGATAAACACTGCTTCTAGAGGGCATAAATTGTTACTTCAAGTCCAACAGCTAGAGACGGATCTAAAATCAATTGGCTTTTCATCTGAGAGTGCCTCTTCGTGTTTGTCTTACAAACAAG GTATTGATTGGCACTGTAATCTCCAAATAGACCATAATATAATTACTCCCGGAGATATGCCTCACTTCATCATGGAAACATACAGAGAATGTCGTGGTCCACCACAGTTCTTTAAGCTAGACAA ATATGATCTTGCTGGTGCTGGAGCATGTTTGAAGAGATATACTGATCCATCTTTTTTTAGAATTGAGTTGGCCTCCAGACCGGTGGAAGACAATGCTCAATCAGAAAAAAGAGCTTGCAAAATAAAG AAGAAGGTATCATACTCCTTTAATGGTGAATCACCTGAACCTTTTGTGATGCCTTGCATTGATTCCAG ATTGCAGCCTGCTATTTGTGACCAATCTTTTGTTAAAGTACATTTGGAACATGTCAAGTTGAAACCAAGACAGCTGAATGAATCAGTTATCCATAGATTAAAAAATTACATGGAGGAtcatatcgattttcatcgagtAGTGCAGCAGTTGCTTTCTCAATCATCTGTAAACCAATCTGTCATGATGAAATCTACTGACTCGGGTGAATCTGTTACTGAGGTGCATAAAATGGTAGCTGATGCATCTTACAACATAGAGAAAAACTGGAACCCATCTACTTCCAAGCAGGAAATGACAACTGCAAGTGACTTGGAGAAGCAGGAAACAGAAAGGAAGGGCTTATCAGGCAAAGAGTCTGAACCAGCTAGTGAACTAGGAATAGAGCATCCTATCTATTCCGTGATGGaggaaaagagaaaattttccaagAGTGGAAAGAGAACTGAATGCCATTCATATGACTCTCAGGAAGTGAACTCAAATATTTTACCTGCTCAGGAATTCATTCAAAATGGATTTTCACCTGATGCTGAATGCAGATCAGAAAACAGTTCTGATGGCTATCTTTCTGATGAGATTTCTAGTGAGTTGGATAATTACATGGATGCGCTTACTACCGTAGAATCAAATAAAGAAACAGATATtgagaatctgggtaaactggatTCAGTTTTTAATAGCATTGAATCTCGAGAAACAGATTCTGATACTAATGAGGAACAGGAAGAGTTGAAAGCTCAATATCTTGAACAATATTCTATCGAAAACTCTACTTCGTCGCCAGGTTTCGGCACAATATTCAGGAAAGGATCTGCAAATCCTTCCTTCTCAGATACTTTAGGTCACTTAGCTGCACAGTTGCTAGAAGAGAATAAGAATGACTCTGGTTTTCCTGTGGATTCAGATGTTGGCCTAGGTGAAACTAATGAAATCCATTTTGATCAGCCGTATGATAAGCAGGTAAAATGTGAATTTTCAGACCATTTACTTGTAAGCGGAGCATGTGATGTCATGACATTAGATATTCCTACCTCCGCTGTACATGGAGAAGCATATCCTAGTTTGTGTACCACAGACTCAACTCTCACGATCTCATTGGTTACTGTGGGCATGAATGAGACAACTCCTCTTGAGAAAGTACCTGACCAAGTTGTCATCCATTTGGATGGGGAGTTACAGTGCAAAAAAAAGAACTCTGAACTTTCTTCTCAAGAAAGAAGTAACATGATACACAGAGAGCTTGCTAAAAACCCTGGCGTTGTGTCTGATTCTCTACACCATATGATGGACCAAAATCTCTCGAGGAAAGATGATATTACTAAAGAAATTGATTCTGACAATTCTATCAAGGAGCAAAGTTCACATGACATAGCGAGCACAAAAAATGGGACTGTGCTTCATTCACAGAAACAACATGAAACCACTCTCGAAAGAGGTATCACAGGTATTGTAGTTTCACCTGCTTCATTTAGTATGAATGGTGTGAAACTTCTGGAGTTAGCAAAACAAGATCAAGGAGCTTGTTTCCTTGTGAAGCCTGTTATATTGGATCCAGAATCAGGAAATGTCATTACAAGTGATGATGGTTTATCATCTTCAAAATCAGTACTAATTCTCGAACATGTTGATGCGTTGACTACAGGAAAAACACCTATTTCTATCATGTCACACTTTGAGGAGGATACTCTGTATGGCACAGATAAATCTCAGCAGAGCTGCACTGGAGAAGAAGCGTTTCCTGATAACATGCATTTCCTGTCTGGTAAGTTAAAGAATGATATGATGCAGGGATCAATGCATACTGTTGATCTCAGGGTTGTGCCTCATAAATCAACAATGTCAGACACACAGAAGAATGTGGAGAACATTAAATCATGTAATGGTAACACATCATGTCAGAATGATGTTGCTCATATCTACAATGAGAATGGTGATCAATCAATTTGTTCTCCAGATGTTTGTAGCTTCAATTTAGAGTTGCAGCAACAAGTGGTTGCTGATGGCACATATCTAGGTGAGAGAATCCATAAAATCATTGAACAAACTTGTTCAGAGGATGCAACACAGTTGGATTATTCAAGTTCTACATACATCTGTACCTCTTCAGTTAAACAAGCTTTGTCTTCTCCATCTTTAATTCCAGCAGAAACATTTGGGACTAAAATTAGTTCCGGTTTAGAACCTCTGCAAAAGTCTTCTCCTGAGAATTTAAAGGAGATCATTCCAGAAATTGTCCTTGTAAAGACTGCAGAAACATTTGAATTTTTTGGAAAAGAATCGAGCAGGGATCCTGACAACGTCTCTCTCATCCAAGATGAACAGCAGCTTAAGTCTTCTGCTCCTCATTCTGTTGAAGATTCATCTGCCAAACAAAGTACTGGTATTTACGCAACTGAACTTGCTGACAAGAAGATCCCTGTGGATTCTTCAGAAAGTGAATGCCCTATTGATTCAAAAGCATCTATATTGTGTCCCGCCAAGAGTTCAAATGATTACATGGTACTTGCTGAGCCTTCAGGACTATCTCAAAATGTGTCCGAATCACAAGGTGATGGTGAGCTAAACTTGATTTTGTTACAACAAGACTGTAAGCATCTTGAACCTTTTGAAGAAATCTCATCAACTGAAAATGAACTGCTGTATGTTGCACACAATCCACGAGAATCAGTTCCCCATATCAATGACAGTGATGTTAGTTTTAGTGAACCTAACATTCCTTCATCAAAGGAGATCATATCAGGTCgactttatcatgaaggatttttTCTATTTCAATGCAATTGTATAGCTGATACAATACCACAACAAGCTTCTGAACAACAGCCAGAATTAGCTTCTGGTTCACCACTTCTAGAGAATTGTGCTACATCAGAAAATACTGAAGCCATATCACAAATTGCTCATCTACCACCAATACCATGGGGATTGACAAAgcctccactgatttctctcgtgTCCAGTAGGAATGTGGCACAACCACCAAGTGGATCAAATCTTGCCATATCATCAATATCTGCTGTTCAGAATGAACCTTCACAAAAGCTTCTAGCTACAGGGATTGAAATAGCAGAGTCAGATTATCTTGTGCGGTCTCAGAAATCATGTAAAGTACCAGCAAGTGTCAAGGAGAGCTATGAACATGATACCTTAGACTCAGATGGAAAAATCACGAGGCCAGCTTTAGAGTCACTACTTGAAGAGGACAAGCAAGTATATGACCACAATGCTATTGGAGAAGGTATCTGGAAGTCAACAGAAGTGCCATCAACTGGGGAAAATAAAAGCTCTCAAGATGTTCCTGTGTTACCAAGTGATGAAACACAACCTTCAAAATTGTCAGAGGTAACACCATGTTTGAATGAGAAAACTCAAGATTTAGATTCAAGTAGATCTCAGAATGGGGCTGCAAATTCAGATAGAAAGTCCCCCATCCCATTTATAGTAGCTTCAGCTGTTGAGGTGCACAAATTCATCCATGAAGTTACTGGTTCTGCTGTACCCCCAAGGCTTCCACCACTGCCCATGACAAAATTTAAGAACCCTAGACATGGATTTCTTTCTACAGAAGAAAAAAGTTCATCCACTGTACATGATTCAACCACAGAGACTTCAGAGAACGAGAAACCAACAACAAAAATTCACCCAGCTATCCATAGGCCTAATGACCCCCTGATTGAGGCAATTGTATCTCATGATAGAAGCAAG TTGAGGAAGGCACATGAGCTAATTCGTTCTTCAGCCATGCCAAAATCTGATGAAACAGGGTCATTTCTTGAGCAGATAAGAAACAAG TCCTTCAGCCTGAAACCAACAGTAGCACCGGCAGTTAGGTTCAAGGGTGGCCCTCCAACAAACCTAAAGGTTATCGCCATTTTGGAGAAAGCAAATGCAATCCGTCAG GCATGTGCTGGAAGTGATGAAGACAACGACGACGACAATGATGAAGATAGCTGGAGTGATTCATAA
- the LOC103989686 gene encoding uncharacterized protein LOC103989686 isoform X2, protein MDKRLLSTKYIGRYGRVAAETIRRAKVAKPALKSLAPGNVESAAAAASSRGTGRGMDEGERLESRVPLRDVVADCTRRWFQDALKEARAGDAAMQVLVGQMYHNGYGIPKNEQKAHAWITKASNYRSSVWKVSDKRPGYNASDSDSEEEKINIKP, encoded by the exons ATGGACAAACGCCTCCTATCGACGAAGTATATAGGGAGATACGGCCGTGTCGCCGCCGAGACGATCCGAAGAGCCAAGGTCGCGAAGCCCGCCCTCAAATCGCTGGCTCCGGGCAACGTGGagtctgccgccgccgccgcctcctccagaGGCACCGGCCGGGGGATGGACGAAGGGGAGCGGCTGGAGAGCCGCGTCCCCCTGAGGGACGTGGTGGCCGACTGCACCCGCCGGTGGTTCCAGGACGCGCTCAAGGAGGCGAGGGCCGGGGATGCCGCTATGCAGGTCCTTGTTGGTCAGATGTACCATAACGGTTATGGAATCCCGAAGAACGAGCAAAAG GCACATGCATGGATCACAAAAGCATCCAACTATCGTTCATCAGTTTGGAAGGTTAGTGACAAGCGTCCAG GTTACAATGCCAGTGACTCAGATTCTGAGGAGGAGAAGATTAACATTAAACCATGA
- the LOC135677199 gene encoding CASP-like protein 4B2 isoform X1 has protein sequence MTAAATDSSEPGPGELAPAPPSVELEKISPGAEFPPPAARTDGGGLSTAPSSRSVLRKSRTDNFLEKGALLLRALACLFSLIALAVLASNKHGDWQDFDRYQEYRYLLAIAVLAFIYSMAQILRQVNRSRTGKDFVAAQYSWIVDFAGDQRDRHWR, from the exons ATGACTGCCGCCGCCACCGACAGCAGCGAGCCTGGGCCCGGCGAGCTGGCCCCCGCGCCGCCCTCGGTCGAACTCGAGAAGATCTCCCCCGGCGCCGAGTTCCCCCCACCCGCCGCGCGCACCGACGGCGGCGGCCTCAGCACGGCGCCGAGCTCCAGGTCGGTCCTGCGGAAATCGCGGACAGACAACTTCCTCGAGAAGGGCGCCCTGCTGCTTCGCGCCCTCGCTTGCCTCTTTTCCCTGATCGCCCTCGCCGTCTTGGCTTCCAACAAGCACGGGGACTGGCAGGATTTCGATCGCTACCAGGAATACCG GTACTTGCTGGCGATCGCCGTGCTCGCATTCATCTACTCGATGGCTCAGATCCTGAGACAGGTGAACCGGTCAAGAACCGGTAAGGATTTTGTGGCGGCACAATATTCTTGGATCGTGGATTTCGCCGGAGATCAG AGGGATCGGCACTGGAGATAA
- the LOC135677569 gene encoding uncharacterized protein LOC135677569, whose protein sequence is MGNSLRCCLACVLPCGALDVVRVVHLSGQVEEYSRHVTAGEILAANPDHVLSKPCSSQGVVRRILIVSPESELKRGDIYFLIPTSTLPDQKKSRDDKRKKHAENTRTTEILAEKKQPSHRRHRSGRVGVWRPHLERICEDS, encoded by the coding sequence ATGGGCAACAGCCTTCGGTGTTGCTTGGCGTGCGTCCTGCCGTGCGGCGCCCTCGACGTGGTTCGCGTGGTGCACCTGAGTGGCCAAGTGGAGGAGTACAGCCGCCATGTCACCGCCGGGGAGATCCTGGCGGCCAACCCCGACCACGTCCTCAGCAAGCCATGCAGCTCGCAGGGCGTGGTCCGCCGGATCCTGATCGTCTCGCCCGAGTCGGAGCTGAAGCGGGGCGACATCTACTTCCTCATCCCCACCTCGACGTTGCCCGACCAGAAGAAGAGCAGAGACGACAAGAGGAAGAAGCATGCCGAGAACACACGCACGACAGAGATCCTCGCGGAGAAGAAGCAGCCGAGCCATCGTCGCCATAGGAGCGGCCGGGTCGGGGTATGGCGGCCGCACCTGGAGAGAATCTGCGAAGACTCATGA
- the LOC135677199 gene encoding CASP-like protein 4B2 isoform X2, giving the protein MTAAATDSSEPGPGELAPAPPSVELEKISPGAEFPPPAARTDGGGLSTAPSSRSVLRKSRTDNFLEKGALLLRALACLFSLIALAVLASNKHGDWQDFDRYQEYRYLLAIAVLAFIYSMAQILRQVNRSRTGKDFVAAQYSWIVDFAGDQVMAYLLMSASSAAIPITNHMREAVINMFTDASAAAISMAFLAFVALALSALISGFKVSKQNYI; this is encoded by the exons ATGACTGCCGCCGCCACCGACAGCAGCGAGCCTGGGCCCGGCGAGCTGGCCCCCGCGCCGCCCTCGGTCGAACTCGAGAAGATCTCCCCCGGCGCCGAGTTCCCCCCACCCGCCGCGCGCACCGACGGCGGCGGCCTCAGCACGGCGCCGAGCTCCAGGTCGGTCCTGCGGAAATCGCGGACAGACAACTTCCTCGAGAAGGGCGCCCTGCTGCTTCGCGCCCTCGCTTGCCTCTTTTCCCTGATCGCCCTCGCCGTCTTGGCTTCCAACAAGCACGGGGACTGGCAGGATTTCGATCGCTACCAGGAATACCG GTACTTGCTGGCGATCGCCGTGCTCGCATTCATCTACTCGATGGCTCAGATCCTGAGACAGGTGAACCGGTCAAGAACCGGTAAGGATTTTGTGGCGGCACAATATTCTTGGATCGTGGATTTCGCCGGAGATCAG GTGATGGCGTACCTGCTGATGTCCGCATCTTCCGCAGCCATTCCAATTACAAATCACATGCGAGAAGCTGTGATCAACATGTTCACGGATGCATCAGCAGCTGCCATCAGCATGGCCTTCTTAGCCTTCGTAGCCCTTGCTTTATCTGCTCTCATCTCTGGCTTCAAAGTCTCCAAACAAAATTACATCTAG
- the LOC103989686 gene encoding uncharacterized protein LOC103989686 isoform X1 — MDKRLLSTKYIGRYGRVAAETIRRAKVAKPALKSLAPGNVESAAAAASSRGTGRGMDEGERLESRVPLRDVVADCTRRWFQDALKEARAGDAAMQVLVGQMYHNGYGIPKNEQKAHAWITKASNYRSSVWKVTMPVTQILRRRRLTLNHDQRNLNLKKEF; from the exons ATGGACAAACGCCTCCTATCGACGAAGTATATAGGGAGATACGGCCGTGTCGCCGCCGAGACGATCCGAAGAGCCAAGGTCGCGAAGCCCGCCCTCAAATCGCTGGCTCCGGGCAACGTGGagtctgccgccgccgccgcctcctccagaGGCACCGGCCGGGGGATGGACGAAGGGGAGCGGCTGGAGAGCCGCGTCCCCCTGAGGGACGTGGTGGCCGACTGCACCCGCCGGTGGTTCCAGGACGCGCTCAAGGAGGCGAGGGCCGGGGATGCCGCTATGCAGGTCCTTGTTGGTCAGATGTACCATAACGGTTATGGAATCCCGAAGAACGAGCAAAAG GCACATGCATGGATCACAAAAGCATCCAACTATCGTTCATCAGTTTGGAAG GTTACAATGCCAGTGACTCAGATTCTGAGGAGGAGAAGATTAACATTAAACCATGATCAAAGAAACTTGAATTTGAAGAAAGAATTTTAA
- the LOC135677200 gene encoding uncharacterized protein LOC135677200, whose protein sequence is MVPTAKPNLARNLIVRALLFFASMFLLRFVYVVTVYGGSCTAGDYCLFSPLAEPLTVAGTTGGASASAAVASAHAGHGSSATPAVHALWTSREWRKAVDFYSAVFQDLVAEGFLSPASKSLCVDAPAGYEVLALKEIGVAGAIGVARKSAPPLVVAGGNLLRLPFKNGTFDFVFAGQSLDRSKQPADLAAEIARTLRPHWFLVVLTASGGDAYSLHALAKLFPGCVAVRSREINSPDSSKSLREIVFQKEDGTHIVSADGNSDSKCPIPEHKLQILQSAEPLIEEEPLKPWITFKRNIQNVKYLPLIADISFKQRYIYVDVGARSYGSSIGSWFRKRYPKQNHTFEIYAIEADRAFHKEYATKKGVNLLPYAAWVCNETLTFEINHDPDNHDVGKGRGMGRIRPTGGSNGRVTSDDVHPIQGLDFAAWLKKTATERDYVVMKMDVEGTEFDLVPRLFKTGAICLIDELFLECHYNRWQKCCPGQRSPKYPNTYRECLNLFTSLRNAGVLVHQWW, encoded by the coding sequence ATGGTGCCGACGGCGAAGCCGAACTTGGCGCGCAACCTCATCGTCCGGGCGCTGCTCTTCTTTGCTTCCATGTTCCTTCTCCGATTCGTCTACGTCGTAACCGTTTACGGCGGATCCTGTACTGCCGGGGACTACTGCCTTTTCTCCCCGCTGGCGGAGCCCCTCACCGTCGCGGGAACCACCGGCGGTGCCTCTGCATCGGCCGCCGTCGCATCCGCTCATGCCGGTCACGGATCGTCTGCCACCCCTGCTGTTCACGCCCTCTGGACCAGCCGGGAGTGGCGGAAGGCCGTGGATTTCTATTCCGCCGTGTTCCAGGATCTCGTCGCGGAGGGCTTCCTCTCCCCGGCCTCCAAGTCCTTGTGCGTCGACGCCCCCGCTGGCTACGAGGTCCTTGCCCTCAAGGAAATCGGCGTGGCTGGTGCGATCGGCGTCGCCAGGAAGAGCGCGCCGCCGTTGGTGGTTGCCGGCGGCAACCTCCTCCGCCTGCCGTTCAAGAATGGCACCTTCGACTTTGTGTTCGCCGGCCAGAGCCTCGACCGGAGCAAACAGCCCGCCGATCTCGCTGCAGAGATTGCGAGGACGCTGAGACCCCATTGGTTCCTGGTCGTGCTCACTGCCTCCGGTGGCGATGCCTACAGCCTTCACGCCCTCGCCAAACTTTTCCCGGGCTGCGTAGCTGTGCGATCACGGGAAATCAACAGCCCAGATTCGTCGAAGTCTCTTCGTGAGATCGTTTTCCAGAAGGAAGATGGTACACACATTGTTAGCGCCGACGGGAATTCAGATTCCAAGTGTCCGATCCCCGAACACAAGCTCCAGATTCTTCAGTCAGCGGAGCCTCTGATCGAGGAGGAGCCTCTAAAGCCATGGATCACCTTCAAGAGGAACATCCAGAACGTCAAATATCTGCCATTGATTGCCGATATAAGCTTCAAGCAAAGGTATATTTACGTGGATGTCGGGGCACGGAGCTACGGCTCGAGCATCGGGAGCTGGTTCAGGAAACGGTACCCTAAGCAGAATCACACCTTTGAAATCTATGCAATTGAAGCCGATCGGGCGTTCCACAAAGAATATGCCACCAAGAAAGGTGTCAATTTGCTGCCTTACGCAGCGTGGGTATGCAATGAGACATTAACCTTCGAGATTAATCATGACCCTGATAACCATGATGTGGGTAAAGGGCGAGGAATGGGTCGAATCAGGCCTACTGGGGGCTCCAATGGTCGTGTCACATCAGACGATGTGCACCCAATCCAGGGGCTTGATTTTGCTGCATGGCTGAAGAAGACGGCGACCGAGAGGGATTACGTTGTGATGAAGATGGATGTGGAGGGGACCGAGTTTGATCTGGTGCCGAGGCTTTTCAAAACAGGGGCTATTTGCTTGATTGATGAGCTCTTCCTCGAGTGCCACTACAACCGATGGCAAAAGTGCTGCCCAGGGCAGAGGAGTCCAAAGTATCCGAACACCTACCGGGAATGCTTGAATCTGTTCACATCACTCAGAAATGCTGGAGTTCTTGTTCATCAGTGGTGGTAA